The DNA region TTATCTACTAAagcacttatcaaaaaatttagagatGATGGATGGGATGACTTACTCACCACTTTGATATCATTTTGTGAGAAGCATTTCATTGGTGTTCCAGATATGAATGTTCGTTATGTTGCAAGGTGAGGTTGAGCTCgtaataaaaaagataatgtTACAATTGAGCATCATTATCGAGTAAGTATTTTTTATGCTGCAATAGATTCTCAACTATAAGAACTAAATCATCGGTTTAATGAAGATGCAATGGAGTTACTTAGGCTTAGCTTAGCTTTAGAACCTCGAGAGGCATTCAAATCTTTCAAAAGTAGTGATCTTTGTTTGTTGGTAAAGAATTTCTATCCACAAGATTTCACAGATTATGAAAAACAAGTGTTAAAGAATGAGCTTTATCATTTTGAGCATAATTTAGTCCAAGATCCagagttcaaaaaattgaaaagtttatcTAAGTTGTGTCAATGGTTAGTGagaattagaaatttagaacaCTACAAAATTGTTTATAGAATGGTGAGACTTGTGCTTACTCTTCCAGTTTCTACTGCTACTACAGAGCGAGCATTTTCAGTTATGAAAGTTGTCAAAACTAACTTTCGaagcaaaatgaaaaatgattttttgacgGACTCTTTGATGTTATACATTGAAAAGGATATAACTTCGACATTTAGTTTAGATtcaatcataaataattttgaagatttgaaagagCGTCGAGTTCCCTTTTCATAAATGattatattaagaaacaatagtgtttcatgtattttgtttttgttgatagatgattgtatcttaatatattaaagaaacaataatttttggatatttgtcttggttgatagtttattaatactaCAAGGATGcgtatttggaaaaaaaaaaaaattcgctTATCTTTGACCCCCCCGACTTGAAATCCTAGGTCCGTCcctatatagatatattagtcaatttttctagttttataaattaaatatctatatttaggctttaattaattattaaattaattatgacaccATCACGGTTTGACTCcggttcgacctcaaaaaccttgaacctctcttttttacggttcaatgaacggtccggGTCTGAAAACCTTGCATAAAAAGACACCTTGAAACTTGTTCCTCACGCAAAGCCCTTACTCACCATGTCACAAATACATGTCCAAAACTCACACCCTCCacctctctatatatatattaaaccaCAATCCCACATCTTTTACACCACCTCCATAATCCATCTTATATTTTGAGAAAACCCATTGATCATCTTTTCTCACACTCAAACCAAAAGAACTCAACCATGGCTGAGTGTGATTGTCTAGTACACCAGCTCCAAGTCCACCCACAACACCAATATGAGGGTGGCATGAAGTCCCATTTTCAACAAAGGGGTCCATCAACAACCAAAGTTCTAGCAGTCCTTGCTCTCCTCCTTGTGGGTGGGACTCTGCTTACACTTTTTGGTTTGACACTCCTTTGTAGTGTCATTGGGCTAGCTGTGTCCACACCactcttcatcatcttcagcCCAGTTCTTGTTCCAGCTGCCATTGTTATAGGAGTTGTTACTGAGTTTTTGTGTGCTGAAGCTTTTGGGTTGACTGGGCTTTCATCACTCTCTTGGGTCTTGAATCACATTGTGATGAAGGCCAGAAGGGCTTTGCCACAAGAGGTGGACCAAGCCTAGAAGCGCATGAAAGACATGGCAGGTTATGTGGGCCAGAAGACTAAGGAGGTGGGCCAAGAGATTGAGAGTAAGGCCCAAGAGAGGAGGAGGACATGAGACggtgagggggggggggggggatctaGTTTTGAGGGGAGTATGCAAGAGCAACACAGAAATTAAGACTTACTAATTAACAGatttaattaacaaattaagaaattaacagATTTAACAGACTCGCTAATTAACAAATTAAGACTTGCTAGTTTTGAGGGGACATGAGACTTGCTAATATAATAATTCATATTGGAAATTAACagatttataataaaaacatgcaaaaccTCAATTCAACTGAACTGTTCAGAATCTACGAAACTATTTATAGCtaaaatttaaagcaaaaagattattaaaaaaatgaaaagataaaattttgtcTGCAGATTCATCAAATGTAATGAAAATGATTCAATAATATACAGAGCAAGAGcagaatatcattttttttttttgaaaatgtgtgtGATAGGGCTTATAGGGTCAGCAGAGATCGATAAATTCACGACAACTGTGATAACtcactttatttattatgtaagtttatataatattttaaaaattacattatgAGTAAGTAATATGTTAAGCAAACAGCCCCACACCAGTGGTGTGTGTCCTAGGCTcaaacaaatcttttttttttggtctctaATTTCACTTCTTACCTTTCAAGGACACTAAAAAAACCTTAGGTATTAAACTATggttgggtttttatagtaaacacaaaaacaaaatgagtCTCCAAGGTTTTCCTCAGACTGTAAGACACCAAAACCACAGGCGTATGTCAGAAACattaaaaacacacaaacactaAATTAACAACATTTCCTCAATCAATATCTTTCACTCTTTTTATCATTTAGAGTTCACAAACTTATAAGATCAATTGCATCAATGGGTGTATAAgtgtgtataatagaaaaagtgctcaaatttacacatttttattcaaaaacagCCCACATTAATTGGTGCATAagtgtgtatatttacacaggGGAAAATGGGCCATTAGGCATGGATgctgaagaatatagttagtaggctcCGGAAGGAAAGTATATAAcatactaacatctcgactctcAGAGAGTCGATTTTCaacctaaaaatcgagtctttaagactcgatttccatgttctgatcaaatctgatgtggCCATTTTCCACGTGGtggccacctggaaatcgagtcttagagactcgatttacttgtgaaaaattaaatactcTTAGTGGACCAAGGGGGACTCTAGGTAGATATCAAGTCTTTTAGAGTCGGTTTTTAAAGGAAACcgagtctcagagactcgatttgTAATGTTTGGTCCACTTTAGTCCACGTGGCTAGGGCAGCTGCTTTTTATCACCCAATAATAAGTTTCTGAGGTCTGCCGTTTGCCATTGCAAAACAAAATCCAGcagctctctcttcctctctcactctctctctctctcactctcacacaaaacttcaaatcaaactcACCCTCCATTTACACATTCTCATGTCAAGTAAGGTTTTTATACACTCTCTctagttgttagttttttttttttgaatagttgttagttacatatatgtaatgttagggttttttttatgggtaattGTTAGTTTTATGGGTATGTAtcatgagtttttttgtttggtttgttatttttctttatatttttgatagaatgatttgaagatttgtgtatttagtttttttttttttatttgagtatgattaatgatttttttttttagaaacaaatggtaatgATTGAGTATATATGCTAATGTGGGGTTTGTACAT from Castanea sativa cultivar Marrone di Chiusa Pesio chromosome 6, ASM4071231v1 includes:
- the LOC142640164 gene encoding oleosin S1-2-like → MAECDCLVHQLQVHPQHQYEGGMKSHFQQRGPSTTKVLAVLALLLVGGTLLTLFGLTLLCSVIGLAVSTPLFIIFSPVLVPAAIVIGVVTEFLCAEAFGLTGLSSLSWVLNHIVMKARRALPQEVDQA